One part of the Pirellulaceae bacterium genome encodes these proteins:
- a CDS encoding helix-turn-helix transcriptional regulator, with protein sequence MSGFRIQGDRLRRYRIQAMLTQEQLAQLADCSDRVVRKAEAGGSLRFETIELLAASLSGRGVAVTADDLIGDNLMLARQFIGAFDRHGTCLLQHFNCLAKGFQLIVAGSRDRIPFAGAWRGAKGLQQYLDQFYAVCSRRAGRIRPSFLEADNQVVSHFVDTWQLGNERLAEMWVIVHFTYRSGQIVGIQLRYDTEPVCQALARQQLRMKAL encoded by the coding sequence ATGTCAGGATTTCGCATTCAGGGCGACAGGCTGCGACGATATCGCATTCAGGCCATGTTGACCCAGGAACAACTTGCGCAGTTGGCCGACTGCTCCGACCGTGTGGTGCGCAAGGCCGAGGCGGGTGGCTCGCTACGTTTCGAGACGATCGAGCTACTGGCGGCGTCGCTGTCGGGTCGTGGTGTAGCTGTCACAGCCGATGATTTGATTGGCGACAATCTGATGCTCGCTAGGCAGTTCATTGGAGCCTTTGATCGCCATGGGACCTGTCTGTTGCAGCACTTTAACTGCTTGGCCAAGGGCTTTCAACTGATCGTCGCTGGCTCTCGCGATCGAATTCCCTTTGCCGGTGCCTGGCGCGGCGCCAAGGGGCTGCAGCAATACCTGGACCAATTCTATGCGGTTTGCAGCCGTCGAGCCGGCAGGATTCGCCCCTCCTTTTTAGAGGCAGATAACCAAGTTGTGTCTCATTTTGTGGACACCTGGCAACTAGGTAACGAAAGACTGGCCGAAATGTGGGTGATTGTGCATTTCACTTATCGTTCCGGTCAGATCGTTGGAATTCAACTGCGTTATGACACTGAGCCCGTCTGCCAAGCCTTAGCCAGGCAGCAGCTGCGCATGAAGGCGCTATAA
- a CDS encoding HTH domain-containing protein, with amino-acid sequence MFAKARWSQPKKLQELNMLDANHISETRLRELLHLAARSDDSTRDEAIGELWRYYYPRLKLVVGSRIASIPRLVDEDSDLTSEALQDFICHKIRSPLLELSDVNKVWNLIKVVTLRHINDVAKHRFAQKRGGQVTTVSYDVATDSGWESSSDGQLGTVNLTQQIVDNKGTDPIDDLLFSEMLEALLQALPDETAQRIVLLRLENRSTGEIADLLKVSIRTIQRQIREIEQMWGRLQCQQGQKN; translated from the coding sequence ATGTTTGCAAAGGCCCGCTGGTCCCAGCCTAAAAAATTGCAAGAGTTGAATATGTTAGATGCCAATCACATTTCCGAAACACGCTTGCGAGAGCTGCTTCATCTGGCAGCTAGGAGCGATGATTCGACACGGGATGAGGCTATCGGCGAGTTGTGGAGGTATTACTATCCGCGGCTGAAGTTGGTCGTTGGCAGTCGCATCGCTTCGATTCCGCGATTGGTCGACGAGGATAGCGATCTAACGTCTGAAGCCTTGCAGGATTTCATCTGCCACAAGATTCGTTCGCCTCTGTTGGAACTGAGCGATGTGAATAAGGTGTGGAATCTAATCAAAGTAGTGACTCTACGACACATCAACGATGTGGCCAAGCACCGATTTGCGCAGAAGCGTGGCGGACAGGTTACTACCGTCAGTTACGATGTGGCCACTGACAGCGGCTGGGAAAGTAGTTCTGATGGTCAGCTGGGCACGGTCAATTTGACTCAGCAGATTGTCGACAACAAGGGTACCGACCCGATCGACGATCTGCTATTTAGCGAGATGCTAGAGGCGCTGCTGCAGGCTTTGCCCGACGAGACAGCCCAGCGGATTGTGCTGTTGCGCTTGGAGAACCGCAGCACTGGCGAGATTGCAGATTTGCTGAAAGTCAGTATTCGCACAATCCAGCGACAGATTCGCGAGATTGAGCAGATGTGGGGTAGGCTCCAGTGCCAACAAGGTCAAAAGAATTGA
- a CDS encoding protein kinase, whose amino-acid sequence MNPLSDSTKYGPQPNELPLTQPAGVSTAGLSSSPQDIQWDKLATNRFQPQALLGRGGFAMVYRAYDQKLRRDVALKIPHVSWANDRSARKWMQREGLATAALQHDHIVRLHDFEVTDEACYLVSDLVDGFPLSQWIERHADGCEPRQAAEITLYIAQALAHAHSKRVLHRDIKPANILLDVKNNVGQLPFSPRLADFGLATAPSQESLSHSAQGLIGSVHYMPPEVVKGTSEGYTVQGDIYALGIVLREMLTGQRAACGASYSEILYQIVHGDLADLGRCTKVPRDLVAICMRATDINPHRRYASADLFAQDLENFLEGRNVRARTPNVVERGWRWSRRHPAIATTSILIMIAVIVFISLLVIHEQRMSRLNALLDKQNANLAAALQNSQAARWHNEQIIYAQDMARASEEFKRGDLRSVRAILEHYQSDQPLHVHRDIDWHMLTKDIQKYRPQRLWQAPHALYAGCFSADGRTLFSAGASSQITALDVATGLVQSQWDSQQREINCLLLNSDQCVLWSTGDDGTVCAWDCNSHQLIWKTLAFAPGNEAHELIYLEELDRLVVHGRSDDLSFLAAQDGRLLTELPPVSGKVATIASLPDGRHFLAGNRHEQLFRIDGTDMRVVQELPLGTKSLPRTPEVSTRVIKVSPDGRWALVVSNRNVVFLVDLKDFSLTDAAGYPESIRNVCFVGMAKHTQTAENRHFWVISRSGVFWEYKITERSRLSVQGNWSVTDERIFSAITQPTVQDQQVFTLGADGNVFQWSNSGPVWQFVSPLIHGQRHCHLLLAGQPLDNQPTNCLFFQSNHDSLDIFSQSHPGINLYVRTRNAALCIVPGAGLYAIEQPNLARFVSWSALDQALKTARPSIEPQPTELDWQDWSLPYRADEFSESENHLRLVGSDEGQWLAGWDAQASVVWCTPPGRSDLAITTSADEVGLIWFEPNSQCCWYVAKHREIYRWKFADGSPPEHITTLRNLPAKDLAISPDKNLLAIMCDDECCFLYNLNEKKIVKQFIHTERLRDVTFSATGKTLIALSEYGRVVCWNLASGRQTYEQHYQNHQDQPVLGGFSRYRLYLVRSWDDGNGWRIEQLTE is encoded by the coding sequence ATGAACCCACTTTCAGACTCGACGAAGTACGGACCACAGCCGAACGAACTGCCCCTGACGCAACCAGCTGGGGTGTCTACGGCAGGTCTCTCCAGCTCGCCGCAGGACATCCAGTGGGACAAGCTGGCCACCAACAGGTTTCAACCACAGGCGCTGCTGGGTCGCGGTGGCTTTGCCATGGTTTATCGCGCGTATGATCAGAAACTGCGTCGCGATGTCGCGCTGAAGATTCCCCACGTATCCTGGGCCAATGATCGATCGGCGCGAAAATGGATGCAACGTGAGGGGCTGGCGACTGCCGCGCTACAGCATGATCATATCGTCCGGCTGCATGATTTCGAGGTCACCGATGAGGCTTGCTATCTAGTCTCTGACTTGGTCGACGGATTTCCGCTGTCGCAATGGATCGAACGACATGCCGACGGTTGTGAGCCTCGTCAGGCTGCGGAAATCACTCTGTACATTGCACAGGCTCTGGCCCATGCGCATTCGAAACGTGTCCTGCATCGGGATATCAAGCCCGCCAACATCTTGCTGGATGTAAAAAATAACGTCGGCCAGTTGCCATTTTCGCCTCGGCTGGCAGATTTCGGTTTGGCCACTGCGCCTTCGCAAGAGTCGCTATCCCATTCAGCGCAGGGACTGATAGGGTCGGTGCATTACATGCCTCCCGAAGTTGTAAAGGGCACCTCAGAGGGCTACACCGTTCAAGGCGATATCTATGCGCTGGGGATCGTTCTGCGTGAGATGCTGACCGGTCAGCGTGCAGCCTGTGGCGCAAGCTATAGCGAAATTCTATATCAGATAGTACACGGCGACCTTGCCGATCTTGGCCGCTGCACAAAAGTACCGCGTGATCTGGTGGCCATCTGCATGCGGGCGACAGACATTAACCCCCATCGGCGTTATGCCTCCGCCGATTTGTTTGCACAAGACTTGGAGAATTTTCTGGAAGGACGCAACGTTCGTGCCAGAACACCGAACGTCGTCGAGCGGGGTTGGCGCTGGAGCCGACGTCATCCTGCGATCGCTACGACAAGTATATTGATAATGATTGCGGTCATTGTTTTCATATCTTTGTTGGTCATCCACGAACAACGCATGAGCAGGCTGAACGCCTTGCTGGACAAACAGAATGCGAATTTGGCAGCCGCCCTACAGAATTCTCAGGCTGCCCGCTGGCACAATGAACAAATTATCTATGCTCAGGACATGGCTCGAGCCTCCGAAGAATTTAAACGTGGTGACCTGCGCAGCGTACGAGCCATTTTGGAACATTATCAATCGGATCAGCCATTGCACGTGCATCGCGATATTGATTGGCACATGCTCACCAAGGATATTCAGAAATACAGGCCTCAACGGCTCTGGCAGGCACCTCACGCACTGTACGCAGGTTGTTTCAGTGCAGATGGACGTACCCTGTTTTCAGCTGGAGCATCTTCACAAATCACGGCTCTGGATGTGGCCACGGGGTTAGTCCAGTCACAATGGGATAGCCAACAGCGTGAAATCAACTGCTTACTGCTCAATTCGGACCAGTGCGTACTGTGGTCGACCGGTGATGACGGGACGGTCTGCGCCTGGGATTGCAATAGCCATCAACTTATTTGGAAAACACTCGCTTTCGCGCCGGGTAACGAAGCACATGAGCTGATCTATCTGGAGGAATTAGACCGATTAGTGGTTCACGGCCGCAGCGATGATCTGAGCTTTTTGGCGGCGCAAGATGGGCGCCTACTGACCGAATTGCCGCCTGTTTCAGGAAAGGTCGCGACCATCGCTAGCCTACCCGACGGGCGTCATTTTCTGGCAGGCAATCGACACGAACAACTGTTCCGCATCGACGGTACCGACATGAGGGTAGTCCAGGAGTTGCCACTCGGCACCAAGTCCCTCCCCAGAACGCCTGAAGTCTCCACACGTGTCATCAAGGTCAGCCCAGACGGGCGGTGGGCCTTGGTAGTTTCCAATCGGAATGTGGTGTTTTTGGTGGACCTTAAAGATTTCAGCCTAACGGATGCCGCTGGGTATCCAGAATCCATACGAAACGTTTGTTTTGTCGGTATGGCCAAGCATACCCAGACTGCCGAAAATCGTCATTTCTGGGTCATCTCCAGATCGGGAGTTTTTTGGGAATACAAGATCACTGAGCGGAGCAGGCTGTCTGTGCAAGGCAATTGGAGCGTTACCGATGAACGCATTTTTTCTGCAATCACTCAACCAACCGTTCAGGATCAACAGGTGTTCACCCTGGGTGCTGACGGTAACGTATTTCAATGGTCCAATTCGGGACCAGTTTGGCAGTTTGTATCCCCACTTATCCACGGGCAAAGACACTGCCATTTGCTGCTTGCCGGTCAGCCATTAGACAACCAGCCGACAAATTGCCTGTTCTTTCAAAGCAACCATGACTCCCTAGACATCTTCAGTCAGTCTCACCCAGGCATCAATCTGTACGTCAGAACTCGCAATGCTGCTCTGTGCATAGTACCAGGCGCGGGACTGTACGCGATCGAACAGCCAAACCTCGCTCGTTTCGTTTCTTGGTCAGCTTTGGACCAAGCCCTGAAGACCGCCCGGCCCAGCATCGAGCCCCAGCCAACTGAACTGGACTGGCAAGATTGGTCGTTGCCGTATCGCGCGGATGAATTTTCAGAATCTGAAAACCATCTCCGCCTAGTAGGATCGGACGAGGGACAGTGGCTAGCTGGCTGGGATGCCCAGGCGTCTGTCGTGTGGTGCACGCCACCTGGTCGGTCTGATCTAGCCATCACCACTAGTGCCGACGAAGTCGGCTTGATTTGGTTCGAACCGAACAGTCAGTGCTGTTGGTATGTCGCCAAACATCGCGAAATCTATCGCTGGAAATTTGCCGATGGCAGCCCACCAGAACATATTACCACGCTTCGCAATTTGCCGGCCAAAGATCTTGCAATTTCGCCTGACAAGAATCTGCTGGCCATCATGTGTGATGATGAGTGCTGTTTTCTATATAATCTCAACGAGAAAAAAATCGTAAAGCAATTCATTCATACGGAACGACTCAGAGATGTTACCTTCTCTGCCACTGGAAAAACTCTTATTGCGCTAAGTGAGTATGGCCGCGTTGTCTGCTGGAATCTTGCCAGCGGCCGTCAGACCTACGAGCAGCATTATCAAAACCATCAGGATCAACCAGTCCTTGGCGGATTCTCACGGTACCGTCTGTATTTGGTTCGCAGCTGGGACGACGGCAACGGCTGGAGGATAGAGCAATTGACAGAATGA
- a CDS encoding DUF1569 domain-containing protein, with amino-acid sequence MPSVVRRNLEFHSLDDAVADSCRLLAEGYSQAGNWNLSQVLGHCSDWLRFSMDGYPPTPLPLRPLVWLMRVTIGKPILAKTLKSRTMKSGGPTMRATVKGVNESDDAAAVDSFGRLVERFKRFDGPYHTSPLFGSLSRDEMRELQIIHLQHHLSFLVPNARE; translated from the coding sequence ATGCCCAGTGTCGTTCGACGAAATCTAGAGTTTCATAGCTTGGACGACGCAGTCGCCGATTCCTGCCGGTTGCTGGCGGAGGGTTACAGCCAGGCGGGAAATTGGAATTTGTCGCAAGTGCTTGGGCACTGTAGCGACTGGCTGAGGTTTTCAATGGATGGCTATCCGCCGACTCCATTGCCTCTCAGACCACTGGTGTGGTTGATGCGGGTCACAATTGGCAAGCCTATACTGGCCAAGACATTAAAATCGCGGACGATGAAGTCGGGAGGTCCAACCATGCGCGCAACTGTCAAGGGTGTCAACGAATCAGACGATGCCGCAGCGGTTGACAGTTTTGGTCGGTTGGTGGAGCGTTTCAAGCGATTTGATGGACCCTATCATACGTCGCCGCTGTTTGGATCATTGAGTCGCGACGAGATGCGCGAGCTGCAGATTATTCACCTGCAACATCATCTGAGTTTTCTAGTACCCAATGCGCGCGAGTGA
- a CDS encoding phosphatidylserine/phosphatidylglycerophosphate/cardiolipin synthase family protein: MLVLWLADSLSGQADQWAILDDDAASLEMRLAMIDAAQHEIGMAYWTMNDGQAARAVVDRLCQRAACGVKVLIILDGLATRIPPDMARRFSAAGVQVRIFHPLLAGRPMWLNRRLHSKLLIVDSQYLIVGSRNLSDMHFGMKHTNFVDCDVAIIGEVSQAAAEYFQMLWDSMEVVPLEQCWGPISNQLATGLSWTSVSSLAPKNVGPPEPQPSGEPEPVRQAPQITLVSAGSSRPPDIGNVHWLDIPAHQLRLLHDQDSGKRTTVMADQVIQFIDSATQMVLVETPYPAFSDRFRQSLQRASRRGVTVTILTNSLLSTNQPLVYAAHQNQKAELLRAGIELYEFDGPQHLHAKSLVVDSTFAMVGSYNFDHRSEGSDLELCVVSDAPLAAQQLEQSIQARRGRSQLVTSPLTIAPVASGQPLRRAQTRAAQLLAPWIKPLL, translated from the coding sequence GTGCTAGTACTTTGGCTGGCCGATTCTCTTTCGGGACAAGCCGATCAGTGGGCCATTTTGGACGACGACGCTGCCAGCCTGGAGATGCGGCTGGCGATGATCGACGCTGCGCAGCACGAAATCGGCATGGCCTACTGGACAATGAACGATGGTCAGGCAGCTCGGGCGGTGGTTGATCGCTTGTGCCAACGGGCCGCCTGCGGCGTTAAGGTGCTGATCATTCTAGACGGGTTGGCAACTCGCATTCCACCGGACATGGCCCGGCGGTTTTCCGCCGCTGGCGTTCAGGTGCGCATTTTTCACCCACTGTTAGCCGGACGACCAATGTGGCTCAATCGCCGCTTGCATTCCAAGCTGCTGATAGTCGACAGTCAGTATTTAATCGTTGGCAGCCGCAATCTTTCCGATATGCATTTCGGCATGAAGCACACCAACTTTGTCGATTGCGACGTGGCAATTATCGGCGAAGTTAGTCAAGCGGCGGCTGAATACTTCCAGATGCTGTGGGACAGCATGGAGGTTGTACCGCTGGAGCAATGTTGGGGTCCAATTTCAAATCAACTTGCCACCGGACTGTCCTGGACCAGCGTCAGCTCGCTGGCCCCCAAGAATGTCGGTCCTCCAGAACCTCAGCCCTCTGGCGAACCAGAGCCGGTCCGCCAAGCTCCACAAATCACACTGGTGTCGGCTGGCAGCTCCAGGCCGCCTGATATCGGCAATGTCCATTGGCTGGACATACCTGCACACCAACTTCGCCTGTTGCATGACCAAGACAGCGGCAAGCGCACGACCGTGATGGCTGATCAAGTCATCCAGTTCATCGACTCAGCAACGCAGATGGTCCTTGTAGAGACCCCCTACCCCGCTTTTTCCGATCGCTTTCGTCAATCGCTGCAGCGCGCCAGCCGCCGCGGAGTCACCGTGACGATCTTAACCAACTCACTATTGAGTACCAATCAGCCGCTGGTTTATGCGGCGCATCAAAATCAGAAGGCTGAACTGCTGCGCGCCGGCATCGAGCTGTATGAATTCGACGGGCCCCAGCATCTTCACGCCAAAAGTCTGGTAGTTGATTCGACATTCGCGATGGTCGGCAGCTACAACTTCGATCATCGCTCCGAGGGCAGCGACTTGGAGCTGTGTGTAGTCAGCGATGCACCACTGGCCGCACAGCAACTCGAACAATCGATTCAGGCACGTCGCGGCCGTTCACAACTTGTCACCTCACCACTGACCATTGCTCCCGTGGCTAGCGGGCAACCGCTGCGCCGCGCGCAAACCCGCGCCGCGCAGCTCTTGGCACCCTGGATCAAACCATTGTTGTGA
- a CDS encoding c-type cytochrome yields MSIGQLGWATLLIASFTYSAIAQDATTDKKPAVEQVVAAVAGNEQVAEILRTRPGRGVMADDSQPTPPEQSLKTFKLKSGLTIELVASEPAISQPLFLSWDSAGRMWVVQYRQYQYPAGLKVVRFDQHLRAVFDRVPEPPPNHVLGADVISVLEDTDGDQRYDRQRDVITGLNICTSVAIGYGGIWVLNPPYLLFYPDRDNDAVPDADPEVHLSGFGLQDTHSVANSLLIGPDGWLYGANGSTTAGSIVSAATKATTFEGQCLWRYHPTSRVFEIYAEGGGNTFSLDIDAQGHVFSGTNGGETRGWHYPQGSYGQKNWGKHGPLTNPFAFGYFSPMKSEGDKRRFPQAFLIYDGGWLGEDFNGSVIAPNSMHNLVWHSRRYADGSTFRTVDEPNMLECSDRWFRPVYAGVGPDGAVYLADWYDTRLSHVSPIDDWHKTSGRIYRIRPDSSAVQDALATAGTTADKIGTAEAADQHAVRRLAPGQLVSLQGMSAEQLVTMLRHPNKWVRQRAALELGWQQQSQIAAQLIRLVEDESSLDAVWALNNLGELTLQRATAWLQHSDPHIRRWVVRLLGDRHEGPIQMAELAARETDVQVRSQLAASARRIPANVALPVIHNLLAHHQDISDPHMPLMIWWAIQQHAEEYDAILRLLGDRKVWTSPIMRQIVAERLMQRYATSDGPAGLQRCAQLLQIAPDQSARDALVNGLNNAFQGRRLPPELPPVIQDALNDYRQARGVDGIVLAAQQGDAAALHQAHGWLQDNQADIGLRIEAARLFGSQNYPPAVEDLLNLAAGRTTQQPALQRAALQALAQYDQPRIGPVILAAFDSTLPAEHGLRETACRTLASRPAWALALLNEINQWRIRKQDIPSDVISQLRNHSDRKIVAAVDEAFGAAPQANSPERVERIRLLSQLLQPLLHSVGADAAVPASASLEQLYEGKRLFMDRCGKCHQLFGQGEKIGPALDTYDRSNLNFWSTAIVAPSVEIREGYQTYALLTSDGRVVTGLLVASDLQSTTLRTAEQHLVTVAKAEVEQLQAIPQSLMPDDLLNDLTDPQLLALFRYLIHGYAFSD; encoded by the coding sequence ATGTCCATCGGCCAGCTAGGCTGGGCGACCTTGTTGATTGCCAGTTTTACGTATAGCGCAATCGCTCAAGATGCTACAACCGATAAAAAGCCGGCGGTTGAACAAGTCGTTGCCGCTGTGGCGGGGAACGAGCAAGTTGCCGAAATACTTCGCACGCGGCCGGGACGTGGCGTGATGGCCGATGACTCGCAACCAACCCCACCCGAGCAATCACTGAAAACCTTTAAGCTGAAATCGGGATTGACCATTGAATTGGTCGCCTCGGAGCCGGCTATTTCGCAGCCGCTGTTTTTAAGTTGGGATTCAGCGGGGCGCATGTGGGTCGTGCAATATCGACAGTATCAATACCCGGCTGGTCTAAAAGTTGTGCGATTCGATCAGCACCTGCGAGCTGTTTTCGATCGCGTACCGGAGCCACCGCCCAATCATGTACTTGGCGCCGACGTGATTTCCGTTCTGGAAGATACCGACGGAGATCAACGCTACGATCGACAGCGTGATGTGATTACGGGACTGAATATCTGCACATCAGTGGCCATCGGCTACGGTGGAATTTGGGTACTCAATCCGCCTTACCTGTTGTTCTATCCCGATCGCGATAACGATGCAGTGCCCGACGCTGACCCCGAAGTGCACCTGTCGGGTTTTGGATTGCAAGATACGCATTCGGTCGCCAACAGCCTGTTGATCGGGCCCGACGGCTGGCTGTATGGAGCCAATGGGAGCACGACTGCCGGAAGCATCGTTTCGGCAGCTACCAAAGCCACAACTTTTGAAGGTCAGTGTCTATGGCGTTACCACCCGACTTCGCGAGTGTTCGAAATCTATGCCGAAGGCGGTGGCAACACGTTCAGCCTGGACATCGACGCTCAGGGGCATGTTTTTTCGGGAACCAACGGCGGGGAAACTCGCGGTTGGCACTATCCGCAAGGCAGCTACGGGCAAAAGAATTGGGGCAAACATGGTCCACTGACCAATCCGTTTGCCTTTGGTTACTTTTCGCCGATGAAATCGGAAGGCGACAAGCGGCGTTTTCCTCAAGCATTTTTGATCTATGACGGCGGTTGGCTGGGTGAAGATTTTAACGGCAGCGTGATTGCGCCCAATTCGATGCACAATCTCGTGTGGCACAGTCGCCGCTACGCCGACGGATCGACCTTCCGCACCGTGGACGAGCCGAATATGCTGGAGTGTTCCGATCGCTGGTTTCGACCCGTGTATGCAGGAGTTGGGCCAGATGGAGCGGTTTATCTGGCCGACTGGTACGATACACGACTCAGTCACGTCAGCCCCATCGACGACTGGCATAAAACCAGCGGTCGCATCTATCGCATTCGGCCGGACAGCTCTGCCGTCCAGGATGCCTTAGCCACGGCCGGTACAACAGCCGACAAAATCGGCACGGCTGAGGCAGCTGATCAGCACGCCGTACGCCGGTTGGCGCCGGGCCAGTTGGTCAGTCTGCAAGGCATGTCTGCCGAACAGTTGGTCACCATGCTGCGACATCCCAACAAATGGGTGCGGCAGCGCGCTGCCCTTGAACTCGGCTGGCAACAGCAGTCACAGATTGCTGCTCAACTCATTCGACTAGTCGAAGATGAATCGAGCCTGGATGCTGTGTGGGCTTTGAACAATCTTGGTGAATTGACCTTGCAGCGCGCCACTGCGTGGCTGCAGCACTCGGACCCGCATATACGGCGCTGGGTCGTGCGGTTGTTGGGAGATCGCCACGAAGGCCCTATTCAGATGGCCGAGTTGGCAGCGCGCGAAACCGATGTACAGGTCCGCAGTCAGTTGGCTGCGTCGGCGCGACGAATTCCGGCGAATGTCGCATTGCCAGTAATCCACAACCTATTAGCTCACCACCAAGACATCTCCGATCCGCACATGCCACTGATGATCTGGTGGGCCATCCAGCAGCACGCCGAGGAATATGATGCGATCCTGCGCTTGCTGGGTGATAGGAAGGTCTGGACCAGCCCCATCATGCGGCAGATTGTTGCCGAGCGACTGATGCAGCGTTACGCAACCAGCGATGGGCCAGCCGGACTGCAGCGCTGTGCACAGCTGTTACAAATCGCTCCGGACCAATCGGCTCGCGATGCCCTGGTCAACGGCTTGAATAATGCGTTTCAAGGACGTCGCTTGCCACCGGAGTTGCCCCCGGTGATTCAAGACGCGCTGAACGACTATCGACAGGCTCGCGGCGTCGATGGCATCGTCTTGGCCGCCCAGCAGGGGGACGCCGCTGCGCTGCACCAGGCCCATGGATGGCTGCAAGACAACCAGGCTGATATCGGACTACGCATCGAAGCCGCACGATTGTTTGGCTCGCAGAACTATCCACCGGCGGTGGAAGACCTGTTGAACTTGGCCGCTGGGCGTACGACTCAGCAGCCGGCATTGCAACGCGCCGCTCTGCAAGCGCTGGCCCAGTACGACCAGCCGCGCATTGGTCCGGTGATTCTAGCCGCGTTCGATTCGACGCTGCCGGCCGAACATGGCCTGCGCGAAACCGCTTGCCGCACTCTGGCCTCGCGCCCAGCCTGGGCATTAGCCCTGCTGAACGAGATTAACCAGTGGCGCATTCGCAAGCAGGACATTCCATCGGACGTCATCAGCCAATTGCGCAATCACTCCGACCGGAAAATTGTGGCTGCGGTGGATGAGGCATTTGGCGCCGCGCCTCAAGCCAACTCTCCCGAGCGTGTTGAGCGCATCAGGCTGCTCTCGCAGCTCTTGCAACCACTGTTGCATTCTGTAGGCGCAGATGCCGCAGTACCTGCCTCGGCAAGCCTTGAACAATTATACGAAGGCAAGCGGTTGTTCATGGATCGTTGCGGAAAATGTCACCAATTGTTTGGCCAGGGCGAGAAGATCGGTCCTGCGCTAGATACCTACGATCGCAGTAATTTGAACTTTTGGTCGACAGCCATCGTCGCACCCAGCGTCGAGATTCGTGAAGGGTATCAAACCTACGCGTTGCTGACCAGCGACGGTCGGGTAGTCACCGGATTGTTGGTAGCCAGCGATCTACAGTCCACCACGCTGCGCACCGCCGAGCAGCATCTGGTAACGGTCGCCAAAGCGGAGGTCGAACAATTGCAAGCCATCCCACAGTCCTTGATGCCTGACGATCTGCTGAACGACCTGACCGACCCGCAATTGCTGGCGTTATTCCGCTACCTCATCCACGGTTACGCATTCAGCGACTAA
- a CDS encoding FtsX-like permease family protein: MRTQLAWKNLTSSWSKCLLASAGVGFAVVLMFMQIGFRNALIDSNTQVFSLFDLNTANLAVANRARYNVSAELRFPRLILDAIAAQPEVSRVGMLSLERGTAGLQIVGRPARPVRVIAVDDVAADFFVDTQLKQKFSDAVARDACLVDTESKPWYGLARTQPELQQQHIELNGRRLTAVDFFRLGTDFGNDGTLLMSQAQHARYFPWRSPTRLPSDMVDMALLQVQPAAGRQLADVAAQIRQLAPDLLDVRPSVDFVQREKQFWSQATPIGKIFFLGTVMGLIVGAIICYQIQFTDINDHMSEFATLRAMGYGPGYFWRLVLSQSMYLAVLGFLPGCILSVVLYQVLAKYSGLVMLLTWERGLLVFVLTMLMCTVSGGLAIRKLFRSDPASLF; this comes from the coding sequence ATGCGAACTCAGTTGGCTTGGAAAAATCTGACCTCCAGTTGGAGCAAATGCCTGTTAGCATCCGCCGGGGTCGGATTCGCTGTGGTATTGATGTTCATGCAGATCGGCTTTCGCAACGCGCTGATCGATAGCAACACGCAAGTCTTCTCGCTGTTCGATTTGAATACTGCCAATCTAGCTGTGGCCAATCGGGCACGTTACAACGTTTCTGCCGAACTTCGCTTTCCACGTTTGATATTGGATGCAATTGCTGCGCAGCCCGAAGTCAGTCGAGTTGGCATGCTCAGTTTAGAGCGCGGTACTGCCGGCCTGCAAATCGTGGGAAGACCGGCTCGGCCCGTTCGCGTCATTGCGGTGGATGACGTAGCCGCCGATTTCTTTGTGGATACACAACTCAAACAAAAGTTTTCTGACGCTGTGGCTCGCGATGCGTGCTTGGTCGATACCGAGAGCAAGCCATGGTACGGTTTGGCAAGGACCCAGCCCGAATTGCAACAGCAGCACATTGAACTCAACGGACGTCGCCTGACTGCCGTGGACTTTTTTCGCTTGGGTACTGACTTTGGAAACGATGGCACGTTGCTGATGAGCCAAGCGCAGCACGCGCGCTACTTTCCCTGGAGATCGCCGACGCGTTTGCCCAGCGACATGGTGGATATGGCTCTGTTACAGGTTCAGCCCGCAGCCGGTCGCCAGTTGGCAGATGTTGCGGCACAGATTCGACAATTGGCTCCCGATCTGCTGGACGTTCGTCCTTCTGTCGATTTTGTTCAGCGTGAAAAGCAGTTTTGGTCGCAGGCCACGCCCATCGGCAAAATCTTCTTTCTCGGTACCGTGATGGGGCTGATCGTGGGAGCAATCATCTGCTACCAAATCCAATTCACCGACATCAATGACCACATGTCCGAATTCGCAACACTCAGGGCGATGGGTTACGGACCGGGTTATTTCTGGCGTTTGGTGCTCAGTCAATCCATGTATCTGGCCGTGCTGGGCTTCTTGCCAGGCTGCATCTTGTCGGTCGTGCTTTACCAAGTGCTGGCCAAGTACAGTGGACTGGTGATGCTGTTGACTTGGGAGCGCGGTCTGTTGGTCTTCGTGTTGACGATGTTGATGTGTACAGTCAGCGGCGGCTTGGCGATTCGCAAGCTGTTCCGCAGCGACCCGGCCAGCCTGTTCTAG